Proteins encoded by one window of Dreissena polymorpha isolate Duluth1 chromosome 11, UMN_Dpol_1.0, whole genome shotgun sequence:
- the LOC127851752 gene encoding putative inhibitor of apoptosis has translation MGVDIQTYRCRIGLVCIKNSLRSSGGRTRCKPEEANGSNIKPLLMVMLVLSMTFPNEMFDLTSDLTNTFSKHDANLNERLEALLSNMHITQHINPVAHGHSKDFMPHVSVTQNCVRSLNKTMFGSEYQNAITLRVIRTHLAISGVEPNPGPGSPSSEENEQQTNDSTDPTQQNSGEDYNSDAHADQPRLNQTTTNTDTERIIYSRTTQAIVTQYPKRHNECVHNTQEQSQQQQSYTDVRYSAMYEKYRTFQSRLNTFRNWPSNRNQMPDEMAEAGWWYTGKDDVVCCFACGESMMEWQPEDSPWIEHCKFRNCPHLREFKGDGFINFHQLTDNPAANTATNQVAFDDTTVEGPLRNHKTQTQSVVEDHINIYVSEIRLPDPALLQPGNEYNIQQTHNIPKCLNAQEVSRIQQFTNHTDTLRALHEDENDTAVLFDANIQDVLENCNIQQGKRDQDSENSDTLVENLQERNSSGRRSRFTCHFCQINIVNALFLPCRHLMYCTDCTRHCNRCPDCNRRIMERIQVYMK, from the exons ATGGGGGTCGATATCCAAACATATCGCTGTAGAATCGGATTAGTCTGCATCAAGAATAGTCTCAGAAGCTCTGGAGGCAGGACAAGATGCAAACCTGAGGAGGCAAATGGAAGCAATATTAAACCACTACTTATGGTTATGCTTGTATTATCGATGACGTTTCCAAATGAAATGTTTGACTTGACGAGTGATCTAACAAATACTTTCTCGAA acaTGATGCCAATTTAAACGAACGTTTGGAAGCGTTGTTGTCCAACATGCATATCACACAACACATCAATCCTGTAGCGCATGGTCATTCCAAGGACTTTATGCCTCATGTTTCTGTGACACAAAATTGTGTAAGAAG CTTGAACAAGACGATGTTTGGGTCGGAATATCAAAACGCAATAACACTTAGAGTCATACGAACCCATTTAGCGATTTCTGGCGTTGAACCAAATCCAGGGCCTGGAAGTCCAAGTTCCGAAG AAAACGAGCAGCAGACAAACGATTCGACGGATCCAACGCAGCAAAACAG TGGCGAAGACTACAATTCTGACGCACATGCAGACCAACCACGCC TTAACCAGACGACAACGAACACAGACACGGAACGTATAATCTATTCGAG gaCGACGCAGGCTATCGTAACTCAATACCCG AAACGACACAACGAATGCGTTCACAATACGCAAGAGCAGTCTCAACAACAACAAA GTTACACAGACGTACGTTATTCTGCAATGTACGAGAAGTACCGAACATTCCAATCGCGTCTAAACACCTTTCGGAATTGGCCATCCAACCGAAATCAGATGCCAGATGAAATGGCAGAGGCAGGGTGGTGGTACACGG GTAAAGAcgatgttgtttgttgttttgcctGTGGTGAGAGCATGATGGAATGGCAACCAGAAGACAGTCCCTGGATCGAACACTGTAAATTCAGGAACTGTCCGCATTTACGGGAGTTCAAAGGCGATGGATTTATAAATTTTCATCAACTGACAGATAACCCTGCTGCT AATACTGCGACGAACCAAGTTGCGTTTGACGATACGACTGTTGAAGGGCCTCTTCGcaatcataaaacacaaacacagtcCGTTGTGGAGGACCATATTAACATATATGTTAGCGAAATCAGATTGCCAGATCCTGCACTGTTACAACCAG GAAACGAGTATAATATCCAACAGACTCACAACATTCCGAAATGTCTTAACGCTCAGGAGGTCAGCCGTATCCAACAGTTTACCAATCATACCGACACC TTGCGTGCTTTACATGAGGATGAGAATGACACTGCTGTGTTGTTTGACGCTAATATTCAGGACGTTCTAGAGAACTGTAACATCCAACAAG GCAAAAGAGATCAAGATAGCGAGAATAGCGATACACTTGTAGAGAATTTACAAG AGAGGAATTCGAGTGGACGCCGGAGTCGTTTTACGTGTCATTTCTGCCAAATAAACATAGTCAACGCGCTGTTCCTACCATGTAGACATCTCATGTACTGCACGGACTGTACACGACACTGTAATAGGTGTCCAGACTGCAATAGAAGGATTATGGAGCGGATTCAGGTTTATATGAAATGA